TTTATTAAAAACGGTTCGCTCTTCCGTAAGCAGAAACTAATCAAAATAGAATGATTATTAGTTTACTAGAATCATTCTAATATTTATTTTAAAGAAAATAGAGATACACTTTACCATCTAGGAGACTTCCAATGGAACATAAACTTCCCGAATTACCTTACGCAAAAGATGCACTTTTACCGCACATTTCCCCTGAAACTTTGGAATTTCACTATGGGAAACACCACCAAACCTACGTTACAAATTTGAACAATCTGATCAAGGGAACGGAATTTGAAAATTCTTCTCTGGAAGACATTGTGAAAAAATCGAGTGGAGGAATTTTCAATAATGCGGCTCAGATTTGGAATCACACTTTTTACTGGCATTCTCTTTCTCCAAAAGGTGGCGGACCTGCAACCGGTGCCGTTGGCGATGCAATCAACAAAGCATTCGGTTCTTTTGATGCTTTTAAAGAAAAGTTCACTCAATCCGCTGTTACCAATTTCGGTTCCGGTTGGACTTGGCTTGTGAAAAAAGGAGATTCCGTAGAGATCGTGAATACGAGCAACGCAGGTTCCCCTTTGAAAGATGGAATTCAATCTCTTATCACTGTCGATGTTTGGGAACATGCTTACTATATTGATTTTAGAAATGCTCGTCCGAAATATTTGGAAGCATTCTGGAATCTAGTGAACTGGGAGTTCGCAAACCAAAATTTCAAATAAGCATTCGCTAAATTATGCAAAGCAAAAGGCAGGTAAGCGAAAGCAAGCCTGCCTTTTTTATTTCAGAAACAAAGGAATTTAGAATCTTGGTATCCGTAACCAAGTAAAGGTGTCATATGAGTCTTCCGAAAATTGAAATCCCGAAAAAGCCGAAATACATAAATCTGGAATTGCCGAGAGAGATTGAATTTTGGGAGCTATTTCGTTTTTTCGAAAAAGAATACGATACTTGTTTTTTACTGGAATCGGCGGGTGACAATCAATATGACTCTCGTTACTCGGTGATCGGGTTCGATCCGGAACATACAATCATAGGAACTCCCGGTAATCTCAATATAGACGGAAAAGATTATAAAGTAACAAATCCTTACTATTCCCTCCGTGAACTGACGAATTATAATTCGCTAAGCATCAGTTATGCGGGTGGTCTTGTAGGATACTTAAGCTATAATTCGATGCAATTTTTAGAGCCTAAGCTTAAGATACAACCACACCCGGATTTTCCAGCTATGGAATTCGGGATGTATCTTGACGGATTGATTTACGACAAATTTACCGGAGAGCTTATTTATTTTAATAATGGAAAGGATCGTTCGAAGGAAATTTCCTTCATACTGAATCGGGTGAAATCGAAAAAAGATTTATTGAAGCCGAGTGTCAGTGTAAAAGCGGAAGGAGGTTTTTTCTCCAAGGATACTCATAAAGAAATGGTAGAGGAAACTTTGGAAGAGGTTAAAGCCGGGAATACCTTTCAATGCCAAATCGGCTTTGAAGAGAAATTTAGCGTAAAAGGAAACTCTCTCGCGATTTACGAAACTCTTAGAAAAATTAATCCTTCGCCTCATATGTATTATGTGAAATTTAAAAAAAGAGTCATCTTGGGAGCGAGTCCGGAGCTATTATTTAGGCTTAGACAAGGTGAAATGGAATCCTTTCCCTTGGCAGGTACCACAAAAAGAGGAAGTAATCCCCAAGAAGATATCGATCTTGCAAGAAAACTTCTAACAGACCCGAAAGAAATTGCAGAACACAATATGCTTATCGACTTACATAGAAACGACGTAGGTAG
The nucleotide sequence above comes from Leptospira kobayashii. Encoded proteins:
- a CDS encoding anthranilate synthase component I family protein, whose product is MSLPKIEIPKKPKYINLELPREIEFWELFRFFEKEYDTCFLLESAGDNQYDSRYSVIGFDPEHTIIGTPGNLNIDGKDYKVTNPYYSLRELTNYNSLSISYAGGLVGYLSYNSMQFLEPKLKIQPHPDFPAMEFGMYLDGLIYDKFTGELIYFNNGKDRSKEISFILNRVKSKKDLLKPSVSVKAEGGFFSKDTHKEMVEETLEEVKAGNTFQCQIGFEEKFSVKGNSLAIYETLRKINPSPHMYYVKFKKRVILGASPELLFRLRQGEMESFPLAGTTKRGSNPQEDIDLARKLLTDPKEIAEHNMLIDLHRNDVGRVAKFGTVKVRRRFDVKRFSHVQHISSEVVGILKAKEDMFSGLAASFPAGTLSGAPKIESMKIIERIEKSPRGPYGGAVGSFGFNGDCTFAIPIRSFFVCEDRGFARASGGIVYDSFAEGEYQEIINKMASVKRALQDHLEEGK
- a CDS encoding superoxide dismutase, with the translated sequence MEHKLPELPYAKDALLPHISPETLEFHYGKHHQTYVTNLNNLIKGTEFENSSLEDIVKKSSGGIFNNAAQIWNHTFYWHSLSPKGGGPATGAVGDAINKAFGSFDAFKEKFTQSAVTNFGSGWTWLVKKGDSVEIVNTSNAGSPLKDGIQSLITVDVWEHAYYIDFRNARPKYLEAFWNLVNWEFANQNFK